From the genome of Camarhynchus parvulus chromosome 8, STF_HiC, whole genome shotgun sequence, one region includes:
- the LOC115906133 gene encoding myomegalin-like isoform X6, with protein sequence MKENCRICGRELCGNQRRWIFHTAAKLNLQVLLSHVLGRELCRDGRSEFACSKCAFMLDRIYRFDTVIARIEALSIERLQKLLLEKDRLKFCIASMYRRNNDDSSTEDRAGEGTMDLSNLPDARYAALLQEDFTYSGFEYWMDQEEHGLEPHSCHGSEGPGSRPRRCRGCAALRVADADYEAICKVPRKVARSISCGLSSRWSASMGNEESSVCDVAESTSSRVAVDGDSMEEGTPASSLESLDTTVEASPPQQKDEDADKGLKGNGKCDDFSDDRMTPSSSLSGNRLELALNLIKTLDYKPLQSPRGSRLPIPVKSSLPPPKLSHDLADGNASTGLACASSAFLNTDRKSFSRAPLGLPLEISELQELWDDLYEDYMPLRVQNLQDEGQQAAPGSAAAGEHVADVRAAELQGKLQHSEAANKLLQEKLNELNFELKSVQETSQRQDRTIQSLNEALKSKESKTEELYHIIEGQNETMAKLRDMLHRNHLGQQQVSESPLSPQEQQMSPLDLQNALFCAKLEVQKLKRAQRQKEHQLAEAKRAAHLLETTVHEEEQQKEATWQHNQELRAVVQQLQAELQDKVQQLQTLEWEKSRELQAQEQRVQRLTQQLAHKEQLLQESRELLQCQQSLEKSPAAMNAMLEKLQQRVSDRDAALERAVDEKFCALEKKEQELQQLRVSMRERGSDLERLRSVLCSNEATIHSLESLLKAKTLELEQVSATCQNLRWLKEEIEAKSGSRQKEQEGIIQQLQTCLHDRNKEVEELTATLLCKLGPGQSEVAEELCLRLQHKEKMLQDLLSDRNRQTMEHDAEIRELLQALSTKEQQSRVAAEKMAQALAERSSELQLLRQHMVGKDPVGTQSAGARPLKQDKQPIQDILQRAYGATVIAGSPQEDSSCRTEGVTMSAAELEKDLVNAKEELELMAKKERESRRELTALQTVVATQEEELQVQASDIESLTRTIQMKEDLIKDLQMQLVDPEEIPAMERLTQEVLVLREKVAVAESQGQEATGNRRQQLLLMLEGLVAERNRLNEALQAERQLYGSLVKFHTHPDSAARDHALQVELEGVHELRGQLEEALGRSLECLSRLETQGAIGGQAAGSHTDGSTNFTDSMKEEAARGLAPQQSNPRARKENGSTERSAAPTAPERELRAEQELRELKAQLEEAGFSSVSHIRKAMLSLCLENAELKERMGEATSLLESGEQEEPGLGSPVATEPRRLPRKSRGSLGGSGDGPGLPAERGAVPTKRPALETRAQGDMAKRPCPGSPGGGDGSHVEGSVPGGGWPGLGAELRSQVAQGQRQCQELQDKLAASEATVRAQAEQLEKYHVLLREPQTQQLSKQVQVDFQDLGYETCGRSETEADRDESTSPECEEPDVFSETSLGEELGSPCQPGMSRAGKTARKTMALEDVEALHQHIQDLKAQLLNANKVIQSLQRRARSISVTSGYTSGAERPLPAPKALASPAHSLTDEDEGWQSDGHGALCPPALRAHRDLQSLVHRVTLLEAQLPAAKHGATLPKELHSATWPGKYNSLIQAQARELSHLRQVLREGRGLSRSLAQHLRDALRSFEDLLRGTDIDYYLGQGFREQLAQGRHLAERLSDKLGIRDRQDGEDKTSHELLAQRLSRELQEKEKVIESLEVKLQERSESPGSSCPPSESSHSASSSSFTSEGLEPCSDGDAASEYSQCHEEPAQHTGLHFDSLSQPVSAPLPALAPGLSPFLPAGPPPPAAPPLLGCCGNSLCSLAEAQQELQVLRRQLGESVTLPMAPAKPTVPLGPFGEGSKAPAPFCRHGALQGPAELPSGLWDVPPPGQLLYGALPPGYPCGQKLTGADLLEEHLVEIRNLRQRLEESICTNDRLREQLERRLASKGSGLPSDVYAQTPELGLQLSRENQALHEENRTLRLQRDHLSQELARVQETLVAACSRAREAEAELGQRRGKQRRLAEELSECQESVRQLRDERRSLQEDNNRLQHSVTLLQQQSEEQRLLLQTLRAELHIYKSLPGPSAETRAGCFPSPPVRDVGTDSAAPLLSPLASGTSVLRRMDEPRGADVLPRKSEGLTGAHIVGRLDTYRALEQHIVEGKALARELMCLTRPALGLPSCPLPAKEALGWTGTGQGHLWGSASTLHGILEECVSLLAAFWSTVLPVSPAQHQGKEQVLQGEIAALQARLSEREDALQSTARRLRSTAQLKDSMEQFIVSQLTRTHSVLRKARTNLEVKAQQALPVA encoded by the exons ATGAAGGAAAACTGCCGGATCTGCGGCCGGGAGCTGTGCGGCAACCAGCGGCGATGGATCTTCCACACGGCGGCCAAGCTGAacctccaggtgctgctctcccacgtcctgggcagggagctgtgccggGACGGCAGGTCCGAGTTCGCCTGCAGCAAGTGTGCCTTCATGCTGGACCGCATCTACAGGTTCGACACCGTCATCGCCCGCATCGAGGCCCTCTCCATCGAGCgcctgcagaagctgctgctggagaaggacCGTCTCAAGTTCTGCATCGCAAGCATGTACCGCCGGAACAACGACGACTCCAGCAcagaggacagggctggggaggggaccATGGACCTTTCCAACCTGCCTGATGCACGGTACGCTGCCCTCCTCCAGGAGGACTTCACTTACTCGGGGTTTGAGTACTGGATGGATCAGGAGGAGCATGGCCTGGAGCCGCACAGCTGCCACGGCTCCGAGGGGCCGGGGAGCCGcccgcggcgctgccggggctgtgctgccctgcgCGTGGCCGACGCCGACTATGAAGCCATCTGCAAAGTGCCCCGAAAAGTGGCCAGGAGCATCTCCTGCGGGCTGTCCAGCCGCTGGTCGGCCAGCATGGGCAACGAGGAGTCGTCTGTGTGTGATGTGGCCGAGTCCACCAGCTCCAGGGTGGCTGTGGATGGGGACAGCATGGAGGAAGGCACACCTGCGTCCTCTCTTGAGTCTCTGGACACCACCGTGGAGGCCAGCCCTCCGCAGCAGAAGGATGAAGATGCAGATAAGGGGCtgaaagggaatgggaaatgtGACGATTTCTCGGATGATCGCATGACCCCCAGCTCTTCACTGAGTGGGAacaggctggagctggcccTCAATTTGATCAAGACTTTGGACTACAAACCCCTTCAGAGCCCCCGAGGCAGCCGACTGCCTATTCCTGTGAAGTCCAGCTTGCCCCCTCCCAAGCTCAGCCATGACTTGGCAGATGGCAATGCTTCTACTGGCTTAGCATGTGCTAGTTCTGCCTTCCTGAACACCGACAGAAAATCGTTTTCCAGAGCTCCTTTGGGCCTTCCCCTGGAaatttcagagctgcaggagctgtgggatgaCCTCTATGAGGATTATATGCCGCTGCGGGTACAG AATTTGCAGGATGAAGGGCAGCAGGCCGCTCCAGGCAGCGCTGCGGCAGGGGAGCACGTGGCCGATGTGcgtgcagcagagctgcagggcaaaCTCCAGCACTCTGAAGCTGCCAACAAG TTGTTACAGGAAAAGCTGAATGAAttgaattttgaattaaaatctgTTCAAGAAACATCACAAAGGCAAGATCGTACGATCCAGAGTCTGAACGAGGCCCTGAAGAGCAAAGAGAGTAAG ACAGAGGAGCTGTACCACATCATCGAAGGGCAGAATGAGACCATGGCCAAGCTGCGGGACATGTTACACAGAAACCatctgggacagcagcag GTGTCGGAGAGCCCACTGTcaccccaggagcagcaaatgTCACCGCTCGATCTTCAGAACGCCCTTTTCTGCGCCAAGCTGGAGGTGCAGAAACTGAAGAGAGCTCAGCGCCAGAAGGAGCATCAGCTGGCTGAAGCCAAGAGAGCAGCCCACCTCCTGGAGACCACAGTCCAcgaggaggagcagcagaaagaggCAACCTGGCAACACAACCAG GAGCTGCGTGCTGTGGTACaacagctgcaggcagagctgcaggacaagGTTCAGCAGCTCCAGACTTTGGAGTGGGAGAAAAGCCGTGAGCTGCaggcccaggagcagagggttCAGCGTTTGACTCAGCAGCTGGCTCACAAGGAGCAGCTTCTGCAG GAGTCCAGGGAGCTTCTGCAATGCCAGCAAAGCTTGGAGAAGAGCCCTGCAGCCATGAATGCCATGTTGGAGAAACTGCAGCAGCGTGTCAGCGACAGGGATGCTGCTCTGGAG AGAGCAGTAGATGAGAAGTTCTGTGCCctggagaagaaggagcaggagctgcagcagctgcgcGTGTCCATGCGGGAGCGCGGCAGCGACCTGGAGAGGCTGCGCAGTGTCCTCTGCAGCAACGAGGCCACCATCCAC AGCCTGGAGAGCCTCCTGAAGGCCAAAACCCTGGAACTGGAGCAGGTCTCAGCAACCTGCCAAAACCTCCGCTGGCTCAAGGAGGAGATTGAGGCCAAATctggcagcaggcagaaggagcaggaggggatCATCCAACAGCTGCAGACCTGCCTGCATGACAGGAACAAGGAAGTGGAG GAGCTTACAGCAACTCTGCTGTGCAAGCTGGGCCCCGGGCAGAGTGAGGtagcagaggagctgtgcctgcGCCTCCAGCACAAGGAGAAGATGCTGCAGGATCTCCTCAGTGACCGGAACCGTCAAACCATGGAGCACGATGCTGAAATtcgggagctgctgcaggctctgagcaccaaggagcagcagagcaga GTGGCTGCAGAGAAGATGGCACAGGCTTTGGCTGAAAGGAGCAGTGAGCTACAGCTGCTGCGCCAGCACATGGTGGGGAAGGACCCTGTTGGGACCCAGTCAGCTGGTGCCAGGCCATTGAAGCAGGACAAACAACCCATACAA GACATACTGCAAAGAGCTTATGGAGCTACAGTCATTGCTGGATCCCCACAGGaagacagcagctgcaggacagagggag TTACAatgtcagcagcagagctggagaaggatcTTGTCAATGCcaaagaggagctggagctaatggcaaagaaggaaagggaaagcagg cGGGAGCTCACTGCTCTCCAGACTGTCGTGGCCacacaggaggaggagctgcaggtgcaggcCTCAGATATTGAGTCCTTGACCAGAACCATCCAGATGAAAGAGGACCTCATCAAG GATCTGCAGATGCAGCTGGTGGATCCTGAAGAAATTCCAGCCATGGAAAGGCTGACACAAGAAGTGCTGGTGCTTCGGGAGAAAGTGGCCGTAGCAGAGTCCCAAGGACAGGAGGCTACTGGAAACAGAAGGCAACAG TTGTTACTGATGCTGGAAGGGCTGGTGGCTGAGAGGAATCGGTTAAATGAGGCTCTccaggcagagaggcagctctATGGCAGCCTGGTGAAGTTTCACACACACCCAGACAG CGCTGCGAGAGACCACGCCCTGCAGGTGGAGCTGGAAGGGGTCCACGAGCTGCGGGGACAGCTGGAAGAAGCTCTTGGAAGAAGCTTGGAGTGTTTGAGCAGGCTGGAGACGCAGGGCGCCATAGGAG GTCAGGCCGCAGGTTCACACACCGATGGCAGCACCAACTTCACGGACAGCATGAAGGAGGAGGCAGCCCGTGGCTTAGCACCCCAGCAG AGCAACCCCCGGGCCCGCAAGGAGAATGGGAGCACCGAAAGGAGCGCAGCGCCCACCGCGCCCGAGCGGGAGCTGcgggctgagcaggagctgcggGAGCTGAAGGCGCAGCTGGAGGAAGCCGGCTTCTCCTCTGTCTCCCACATCAG GAAGGCGATGCTGAGCCTGTGCCTGGAAAACGCGGAGCTGAAGGAGCGGATGGGTGAAGCCACGTCGCTGCTGGAGAgcggggagcaggaggagccggggctgggcagccctgtgGCCACTGAGCCCCGGCGGCTGCCGCGGAAGAGCCGCGGGTCCCTCGGAGGCAGCGGGGATGGCCCAGGGCTCCCGGCAGAGAGGGGAGCGGTGCCCACCAAGCGCCCGGCGCTGGAGACCCGAGCCCAGGGTGACATGGCCAAGAGAccgtgccctggcagccccggTGGAGGGGACGGGAGCCAT GTGGAGGGCTCGGTTCCCGGCGGGGGCTGGCCCGGGCTGGGCGCAGAGCTGCGCTCCCAGGTGGCACAGGGCCaaaggcagtgccaggagctgcaggacaagCTCGCTGCCTCGGAGGCCACGGTGCGGGCACaagctgagcagctggagaaatACCACGTCCTGCTCC GTGAACCtcagacacagcagctcagcaagcAGGTGCAGGTGGACTTCCAGGACCTGGGCTATGAGACCTGTGGGCGCAGTGAGACCGAGGCAGACCGTGACGAGAGCACCAGCCCTG agtGCGAGGAGCCAGATGTGTTCAGTGAGACCAGCCTGGGTGAGGAGCTGGGGtctccctgccagccagggatGTCCAGAGCGGGCAAAACTGCCCGGAAAACCATGGCCCTGGAGGATGTGGAGGCCCTGCACCAGCACATCCAGGACCTCAAGGCCCAGCTGCTCAATGCCAACAAGGTGATCCAGAGCCTGCAGCGCCGTGCCCGCTCCATCTCTGTCACCAGCGGCTACACCTCGGGCGCTGAGCGGCCCCTGCCGGCTCCCAAGGCCTTGGCGTCCCCAGCGCACAGCCTGACGGACGAGGACGAGGGCTGGCAGTCGGACGGGCACGGCGCGCTGTGCCCACCCGCCCTGCGGGCACACCGCGACCTGCAGAGCCTGGTGCACCGCGTCACCCTGCTCGAGGCACAGCTGCCCGCGGCCAAGCACGGAGCCACCTTGCCCAAGGAGCTGCACTCTGCCACTTGGCCCGG GAAATACAACTCTCTGATCCAGGCCCAGGCTCGGGAGCTCTCCCACCTGCGGCAGGTGCTGCGGGAGGGCCGTGGGCTGAGCCgcagcctggcccagcaccTGCGGGACGCCCTGCGCTCCTTCGAGGACCTCCTCAGGGGCACTGACATCGACTACTACCTGGGCCAGGGcttcagggagcagctggcccagggcaggcaccTGGCTGAGAGGCTCAGCGACAAGCTGGGCATCA GAGATCGACAAGACGGGGAGGATAAAACCAGTCACGAACTCCTGGCACAGAG GCTCAGCCGGGAGCtccaggagaaggagaaggtgaTTGAGAGCCTGGAGGTGAAGCTGCAGGAGCGCTCCGAGTCCCCAGGTAGCAGCTGCCCGCCCTCGGAGTCATCCcactctgccagcagctcatcCTTCACCTccgaggggctggagccctgctctgaTGGGGATGCAGCCAGCGAGTACAGCCAGTGCCACGAGGAGCCTGCCCAACACACAG GCCTTCACTTTGACTCCTTGTCCCAACCCGTCAGTgcccccctgcctgccctggcccccgggctgtcccccttcctccctgccgGGCCCCCTCCTCCTGCGGCCCCGCCactcctgggctgctgtgggaattctctctgctccctggctgaggcacagcaggaactgcaggTGCTCCGGAGGCAACTGGGAGAAA GTGTGACACTGCCCATGGCACCAGCAAAGCCCACAGTGCCACTGGGCCCCTTTGGAGAGGGCAGCAAGGCCCCAGCACCGTTCTGCCGCCAcggagccctgcagggcccagctgagctgcccagTGGCCTCTGGGACGTGCCCCCGCCCGGCCAGCTGCTCTATGGGGCCCTGCCCCCGGGGTACCCCTGCGGGCAGAAGCTGACAG gggcAGACCTGCTGGAGGAGCACCTGGTGGAGATCCGCAACCTGCGCCAGCGCCTGGAGGAGTCCATCTGCACCAACGACCGGCTCCGGGAGCAGCTGGAGCGCCGCCTGGCCTCCAAGGGCAGCG GACTGCCCAGTGATGTCTATGCCCAGACAccggagctggggctgcagctgagcagggagaacCAGGCTCTGCACGAGGAAAACCGGACCCTGCGGCTCCAACGGGACCACCTCTCCCAAG agctggcacgGGTGCAGGAGACACTGGTGGCTGCCTGCTCCCGGGCACGggaggctgaggcagagctgggccagaGACGTGGGAAGCAGCGGAGGCTGGCGGAGGAGCTCTCCGAGTGCCAAGAGAGTGTTCGGCAGCTCCGGGACGAACGGCGCTCTCTGCAGGAGGACAACAACAG gctgcagcactcGGTGAcgctcctgcagcagcagagtgaggaGCAGCGCCTGCTCCTGCAGACCCTGCGTGCGGAGCTGCACATCTACAAGAGCCTCCCGGGCCCCTCTGCTGAGACACGAGCAG GCTGCTTCCCATCTCCTCCAGTGCGTGATGTTGGCACTGACTCAGCagctcccctcctgtccccactgGCCTCCGGCACGTCGGTGCTCCGGCGGATGGACG AGCCACGTGGGGCAGACGTGCTGCCGAGGAAGAGCGAGGGACTGACGGGGGCTCACATCGTCGGCCGCCTGGACACGTACcgagccctggagcagcacatcGTGGAGGGAAAGGCCTTGGCCCGGGAGCTGATGTGTCTGACACGCCCAGCACTCGGGCTGCCCAGCTGCCCGCTCCCGGCAAAGGAG GCCCTGGGATGGACGGGCACGGGGCAGGGCCACCTGTGGGGCAGCGCCAGCACCCTGCACGGCATCCTGGAGGAGTGCGTGTCCCTCCTCGCTGCCTTCTGGAGCACCGTGCTGCCCGTGAGCCCGGCCCAGCACCAGGGcaag gaGCAGGTGCTCCAGGGCGAGATCGCGGCGCTGCAGGCCCGGCTCTCCGAGAGGGAggatgctctgcagagcacGGCCAGGCGGCTGcgcagcacagcccagctcaagGACAGCATGGAGCAGTTCATCGTCAGCCAGT TGACCAGGACCCACAGTGTGCTGCGCAAGGCCAGGACAAACCTGGAG GTGAAGGCCCAGCAGGCCCTGCCTGTTGCGTGA